From Coriobacteriia bacterium:
CCATGGAAGAAAGCGTCCGTGATGCGATCGCCTCTTTGCTGGCAGAAGGTACGACACCTTCGTTCTACAAGGTTGCAGATCGTGCGCAGATTGCACGAAGCTCGCTGTATAGGAAGCAAAATCTCAGGCAGCTGGTCGAAGACGCGCGCGAGGGACGTGGAATCGGAGGCAATTCCGCGCATAGCTATGACCGGCTTGTACAAGAGAACGAGAGCCTCAGACGTGAGGTCCGTGCGTTGCGTCGTGAGGTGAAGGCGATAAGCGGTGCCGAAATTGTTGTGATAGGAGAGAAACGGTCATCTGTCATCGAGTATTGCATCATCGACTTTCCCCAGGCGGCATAGACAAGTCTATCGTCGCAAAATCGGACTATTGCGACTATTGAGATGTGGGTTTTCCTCTTGGTATTGTCTAGCCCCCTGATTGATTAGATCGAAAGGGTGCGACGTATGGAATTCACATCTGCCAGCGCAAACAAGTATCTTCGCAAACTGCAAGACGAGAAAAGCCGTCTGCTTCATACGGAGCAAGAGGTGTGCACGTATGAGCTTTCGGAAGGGGAGGAGACAGAGCCGCCGTCTTATGACTACGAGGCGACTCGGGCGAAAATCGACGAGATTGACAATCGAGCGCGAGTCGTTCGCAACGCCTTGCACGGTTTTAACATGCGGACGGTTCTTCCTGCTAGCGGCATAACCATAGACGAGGCATTGATTCTTCTGGCGCAATTATCTGCGAAGAAAGATCGTCTAAGCTCTCTGGCATCTCGGCAGCCAAAGGAACGTATACGAGAGCGCTTCTTCGGGAGCAGCTCAGGTTCAGTCGAATATCGCTATGCAAACTACGACGTTGCCAGAGTCGAGGCTGATTACTGCGCTGTGGCAGATCGCATCGCCGAATTGCAGCTCGAGCTTGATTTGGTGAACCAGACCGAGGCATTTGCCGTTAGCTTTTAGTTCTTTCCCGGGCTCGTCGCGCTCTCATTTTGGTGAAACCAGAGGCGTTCATGTTGAGTGTTGGTGTTGCTGAGTAGTTTGTTGTGTGCAGTGCAATGGCGTTTGATCGTTTGCACCCGGCAAGAAGTCCGATACTTCCTCCACTATCGCTACGGGCCAAAAGCTTCAGATGTCTTCGGTTAGAAAGCATCTGCGATGCCGAAGCACGGTCATAGGCATCACTTCTGTATTTTGTGCAAAACATCATTCGCTAAATGAGGACAATTATCCAACCATCTGATATCACGGTATCGTGATATACTGCCAGGAGGTGAAGCACAGTCATGCCGACGCTTGCGAGGTTTTACGGAATCGCCATCAAGATGTACTTTCTCCAGTCGGAGCATAATCCTCCTCATGTCCATGCAATATACGGGGAGGATGCCGGAGCCTTTGATATTGGGACTGGAACGCTGATTGACGGAGGGTTGCCTGCAAGAGCATCCGATTTGGTCAGAGAGTGGATTGCGATACACAGAAGTGAATTGCTTGAGATGTGGGAAACGCAAGAGTTCAGGAAGCTCGATCCGTTGGTATAGGGGAGGAGGCGTACGATGTTCCGTAAGGTGAAGGAGGTATATCCGCTTCCCGGTATGCGGCTCAGTGTGATCTTCGCCAACGGAGCTACCAAGGTCTATGACGTCGTGCCGCTACTCAGCAGGTTCGATGCGTTCAAGGTACTGCAAGACCCCAACGTTTTCGGTAGCGTCGAGGTCGATGTCGGTGGGTACGGCATCGTATGGAACGATGATATTGACCTGTCTTGTGACGAGTTATGGGAGAACGGCATAGTGGAGGAGACGCCGTTCGACGGCCTCATATCGTTTGCAGATGCCACCGAGCTCTGGGGCCTGAGCGAATCGACGCTTCGCAAGGCCATCTCCTACGGCAAGCTTGTCTCGGGCGTAGACGCGAGGAAGTACGGGAAGCAATGGATTGTTACCGAGGCCGCCATGCGGCGCGAATACGGCGAGCCTGTTTCTGCGTGATCCCCGCCTTTCCACCATGCCTTGCTCGCGTCAGTCGATACCGAATTCCTCCGCGTACCTGACCACGCCCGATATTGCCGGGGCGTCTTCGCAAAGCCTGCATGCCA
This genomic window contains:
- a CDS encoding DUF4160 domain-containing protein, with translation MPTLARFYGIAIKMYFLQSEHNPPHVHAIYGEDAGAFDIGTGTLIDGGLPARASDLVREWIAIHRSELLEMWETQEFRKLDPLV
- a CDS encoding DUF2442 domain-containing protein — protein: MFRKVKEVYPLPGMRLSVIFANGATKVYDVVPLLSRFDAFKVLQDPNVFGSVEVDVGGYGIVWNDDIDLSCDELWENGIVEETPFDGLISFADATELWGLSESTLRKAISYGKLVSGVDARKYGKQWIVTEAAMRREYGEPVSA